The DNA sequence AGGCATCACTTGGGCAAGATAGATAGCTAGGTTGCAGCTGATCACAATTAAAAGAAGAGGGTTAGAAGTATACATACGTGTCCAAGTTCAGCGACGTTCATACCTAGCTACGGAGGTCTAACTAATAACATGCACCAATCCAAGaaggaaagaaggaaagaagagATCGAATAAGAAACGCGCGTATGGAAAAGAGTGAAAGGAGGGGAAGCTGCATGCTAGCTGCTTGTTTTTATTCGCGAGAGAGTGACAGAAAGCTAGGGATCTCTGAGACTCTGAGCTTTGTTGTGAGTGGTGGGAATGGTGACTGGTGTGCCCGAGTACTGGAAGTGCACCATGTACATATGTTCAAGTCCCAAGTTCTGCAATGCTCTGCAAAGCTGGCCTCCACTGCCCCCCACCACCATGATTCCTCGCCATACCTCTGCTGCtgccaccaccacaaccaccactaCTGCTGCTTCCGACACGGTGAGCCTCATGCTCCATCTGCAACCCAAGAAAAGATAACAAAATCTAAGATAAAGGAAATTCATGGTGGTAAGCATGCATGCATATGACACTTTACACGTACACACTCACCATGAGACAATGACAATTCATGCATGCTGAATTAATATTCAAAATGGAAAGCAATCAATAGGGTAAGTACTCTGTCTTTGTTAAAGACAGAGATCTTTCTATATCTCATTAATTTGTATATGGATTTAAGCAAGCTATAATGAATTGAAGCACTAACCCAACCAAGCTGTTTATCAGACACGTCTAGCGCGAGTACTAAAGACATGTCTTTTAAGAAAAGCATCCTCACTTACTCAGATCATAGTGTTAGGAGTTCAAGATAATATTGGTAAAAGCATAGTGAACTCTAATCCACCAGTAATATATCATAAGTAGACATCTTGGAAGGCTTCAATTCACTAATGTACCCTTACGATAAGGAGGACATTCTTATAACTCTAATGCTTGCGTAATAAAGAACATTTATCTCTAAAGCTGAGACTATGCAATCAGATTCTTCTTATTGACAAATCTACCAACAGTTTATTGCCTACATGGTTAATTAGTCATCATCCATAGTGGCCACCATTGCTTTTTGGGTCAAATATGGCAACAAATCAACAATGGCAAATTTGGATAAGGAATAACTTTTCTCATCCATAAGAAAATTTacttttcataaatcataacatGTGTTTGTAAGGCTCATATATAATAGtgcctcatatttttcttaattaattttggTTGCAGAAACTCACTTAAGCTTGTAAATTTAAAAGGCCTACAAGCCAATGCTGTGAAGCTACAAGCCAAATGCTGAAAGGCCGACAGTTTTTCATACTGGAAACTTCTGACTAGGGTGAAGATTCTTACATAAGAAAGCCAAATGCCCAAAGCCCTACAGTATTTTAACCTAAGAAAGTTGCTGACAAAACTAAACGTGTAAACTTTAAAAAACCCAGATGCCTCGAGATCTGTGGGTTAAAGTAAAGTTCTGATTCTTCGGAATCACAGGCAGATAAGTTATTCAATTCACCATCACTCGGGGGAAAAATCATCCATCTCTGACCTCTGCGCATACATATCTTCCCCCTTTTACTTTATGAAACATTTCATTTACATTTGTCTTAAATTCTGAATAATCCAAATGAACTTTATGATTATGGAATATATTTGTCTGCAAGAGGCTTCAATCAGTTGAAGGGACAAATCAAAATAAGATACCCTGTCCATTATCTCTATGGTCTATAGGCTCCTATGCCCTTAGGAAATGAAATGACACCAATATAGATTAATGCATGCGTATCACTACCAAAGAACAAAACCAAAGTCTTACAAAGTGCTTGGTATCCGAGCTCCATATTCAAGCAATCACATCCTTTTGAAGGACAAAACTACCCCACAACTTATACAATGATTAATGGAAAGATGACCATCAAATTTACCATGATTAATGGAGAGATATGGTTTAAGTGATGATAATGATTATACAAGAATAGTGCTACACATTATGTGGGTCGAATGATATGAAAATTTTCATCTAAAGCTACTAGAATCCTCTGATCTACAAAAAGCTTCGAGgaatataatgttttattttattcacCTAGGTGACCAAATTATTAAACATATTTTTGTGACTCTCAGTATAAATTTGTAAAAGTAGTATCATGATTGGGATAGGGTTGTGATCATCATATTACCTTGGTAGAATGGCGGTCGTCGGACTTCGAATTCTGATTCGGACCATCCAAGTCTTTTTCTTCAGTTCCAGGCCAAGACCACCGCTATCCCTCAGCAACCGCCCCAGCTTCACAGACTTTTTAGCAGCAAACTCCTTCAACACATCTGCATAACCCACAAATCCCGTCgttaaaaaccaaaactccAACGTAAAATGAGAAACCTGACGATCCAATTAATTTACCTTCGAAACTGATGAGCCGGTAAACCTGTCCGATAAGCAAAGTGTCGTCCGGCCTGAGAAGCTTGAGCTGCTTAACCGGCGCGCCATTCTCGGCCTTCAACGTCGGCGACGTCACCACAAGCGCCACGTAGTTCCCCGGATTCGACGTCATGATCTCGTGAGCGCTCACCGACCAGTAAATCCTCTCGACCTTGTTGTTGGCCGGGTGGTGAATAATCACCGTCGCCGCCTCCGCCGCCTGACAGTTGCCCATTTCGCCACAAACACGACCCGTCCGAGATCCCAAGCTAGCTAGCCAAACGGATTTGGAACCGTTTTTCGCTGGGGGTTTATGGCTTTATTAATGAGAGATGGGGTTTGGGTTGATCTCAGAGGTGACGTGGTGAATAGGGTTTTTGGGTGGGAGAGCGGTCCCTAGTTTTAGGGAAGGTCCTTTACTTGGCTCTCAATAAATAAGGAGCTCTGAGGGTTTTCACGTTCACCGACCGACGCACGTCAAGAATCGGAAGAGAGCAGTGGGATGTGACAAACTGAACCAGACCTCGCCCAGTGGCGACCGACCCAGAAACCAAAGTGAATAATACAAAGGTGTGAGAACTATAGAGGAAAAAAACTGAAGAGCGAGATGGGGAAGGTTTGGGGGGTTATATATAGTGTTGGAAGAGGGATTGCGTATAAGGTGGTGGTGTACGAACTGAACTGAGAAAGCGAATGAATTATTGTGGAGTATGTCTATTTTTGCAGACGTGTGAGATCTGCAAAAGCAGGATGATTGCGTCTATAGAGGAGAGAAGATGCGGGGAGGGGGACCCAACGGGAATCAAAGTTCATATCTACAATTCTACATCGTGTGatattatggaaaaaaaaaaagtgacaaaTTATACGACCAAACTTTAACAAACAGATtattaggttcattctaaaaaaaTCAGATTATTAGGTTACAAAAGTCTTCGGAGTTTGTCCAAGTGATGATGAGGAAATGTGAAGAATTATGTTAGAATTATGCTAGACCAAAGATTTAATGTTTTAGTCTAGCGAAATGTAATTACATtaccatttatgaagaaaatttaattttatcCTTATCCTCTAATCTGGTATTATAAGGTTATAGTTATTAGTGATTGAGAGATTTCAATCATTAATGAGCATCAAGTTTGGTGACTCAGGTCCAGCCAACGATTTGAATTTTGCTTTGTTACCTTTATAGTTTATATGCATCAAACAAAAACGtcaaattttcattttaatCCAAGCAATTTCATCTTCACCCAAATGAACGTTTTCCTCTTTTTGGTCGTAAATGTAGACGGATTCCCAACTCATTAATTATTCAAGATTCATTTTGATATCCATTTCCCATAGAAGCATACCAACATGGTTATGCTTATTATGTTTTCCATTGAATTCAACTTATACCATACCAGGGTTGGTTAGTGATATTGTAACTGATTTCTCTTCACTTTTTCTTCCCAAACATGTCAAAGCGCTTACCAAACAATTTGAGGAGTTAGGCTGACTCATAATAAAGGCTCGTGCGTGTTGTCAAACGTGTTTTGGATGGTGAAATAACACTTCCCTATTGAGGTTCCACCAACTTTTGTAAGTTTGTTATAACACTAGCATTATTAACAAAGGTAGACCAATGACCAGATAAAGATTAAAGACATGAAATATAATATTTGGTCCAAAATGGGTCTCATAGGGGGATCCAACCTACTCAGGTTCAACAATTGAATGACCAGATTCTATCAAAACGTGGGAATATAAATAGATAAAGAGTTCAAGATACAGAGTACATGCTGCCAATGAGAGTTGGTTCAGTTGGCAAAGGCGGACTTAAAGTGTAAACTCACACAAATTCGATCCTCGCTACTAACAATCTCTCATTTGGTAAGCAATCTAGAAAATGTCCTGCATAATTCCATATCAATGGGATTGGCTGGGACACTGATCAGTTTCGTAAGTCTTGTTGAATTGAGGTCGTAGGTTTGCCCTGGCCCTAGTAGTGTAGAGAAGCCTCCCTCTTACCTAAATTTTTCTTATCCAGAAAAAAGAGTGCATGCGGTAATTAAATAGGGTCCGTTCATATATAAATCCCAAAAGGGCGTGATACCAATTCCACAAAGTTTGGTAGTGTTCTATACAACTTGTATACCATAATTGATTCAGCCCACCGCATTTTGGGGAGTGTAAGCTGCAGCTGCTGCAGAGTGAGCATGTTAGACTGGCccaaattcaaaagaaaaagaaaaatgaaattctCACTTCCAAGTCTAGCTGCCCAAAGCCGCGAGAG is a window from the Rosa chinensis cultivar Old Blush chromosome 2, RchiOBHm-V2, whole genome shotgun sequence genome containing:
- the LOC112190811 gene encoding uncharacterized protein LOC112190811; translation: MGNCQAAEAATVIIHHPANNKVERIYWSVSAHEIMTSNPGNYVALVVTSPTLKAENGAPVKQLKLLRPDDTLLIGQVYRLISFEDVLKEFAAKKSVKLGRLLRDSGGLGLELKKKTWMVRIRIRSPTTAILPRWSMRLTVSEAAVVVVVVVAAAEVWRGIMVVGGSGGQLCRALQNLGLEHMYMVHFQYSGTPVTIPTTHNKAQSLRDP